Genomic segment of Candidatus Methanosuratincola sp.:
CATACCCATACTGGCAGACGCCAGGGTGGCGGCTGAAGATCTGGGGCAGATTGCGGATAGGGTCCTGATGCCCCTACCGGAGCTCGCTGAAGCCTACCTGGGGGACGCGGTAAGAATGCTCGGGAGTCAGGGTTGGATCCACGTTTACACTCATGAGGAGGGGGGCTGTGAGGTTGAGGCGGTGGAGAGCGCCAAGTCGAGAATGCTAAAATCCGCAGCTCAGTTCGCTGAAGTCGCATACTGTGAAGGCAAGGTCGTAAGGAGTGTTGGGAGAAAAAGCTACCAGGTGGTGCTCGATATGCTGGTGAGACCTCATTGAGCTGCAGACAATATTCTTTGGGTGAGAAGCTGAGAAGGCTCGAGAACTGGTTCTCAGGAAAGAGGGGCGTACTTGTCGCCTTCTCGGGCGGGGTGGACAGCACCTTGGTCGCAGCTTTAGCAGCGAAGACTCTTGGCGACAGGGCTGTCGCCATTACGGTGAGGACCGAGTTCCTTGGGGAGGGGGACTTGGAGAGGGCGGGGAAGAGCGCAATAGAGGCGGGGATAAAGCACGAGATACTCGAGCTAAGGCTTCCTGAAGAGGTCTTGATGAACACGCAAGACAGATGTTACCTGTGCAAGGCGGCGTTAATGAAGGAGCTATTGTATGCAGCAGGGAGGCTTGGGATTGACTTGGTCGTCGACGGCACGAACTCTGACGACATAAGTGCAGGTCGTCCGGGGATCAAAGCCCTCAGAGAACTGGGGATAAGGAGCCCGCTCGCCGAGGTCGGGGTGAGCAAAAAGGAGTCTTATGAACTCTCGGTTATGATCGGATTGAGCGTGGATAAGGGATCCAACTCGTGCCTTGCGACGAGGTTTCCCTTCGGGCACCGGTTCACGGAGGAAGAAGGGAGAATGGTCGAGAAGGGCGAACGATTCCTCAGGACGAGGGGGTTCAGAACGGTAAGGGTCAGGGTCACCGACCTTTCAGCAAGGATCGAGGTCGGTCCTGCCGAGATCGACAAGGCGCTCGATCGGGATCTTAGGAAGGAGATTGTGCATGAGTTCAGAAGATTAGGGTTCAGGAGCGTGAGCCTTGACTTGGAGGGATATAGACCAGGCAGCATGGACTACCTCGAAAGCAGCCGCCTCTGAGGTGGCAGGTGCATGGAGAAGAACCGAAGCCAGAGAAACGGGGCGATGCAATAGGTTAATCAATATTGGTCGATCTCAAGACCGGCATCTCTCCAGTTGAATCTCAGCCGTTTCCTCCCGGATGGGACACCCTTCTGGAGTATATAGCCCACTATTAGTGGGAGACCGATGGTGGATTCGGTGTAGACTGTAGCACGTGTTGCCTTTGCCGAGACCTTGCCCCAGGACTTTGCCTCGTCGAGGGTACTGCCCGTGAGACCTCCCCAGTGGGGGGCATCGGCTGTGATCTGGAAGGCGTAGGAGTGACCCCGCGTGTAATCGAGCATTACCGCAGCGTCATTGATATAGTTCTTCGGGACCCCACCCCCGACATATATGGAACCGGTCTTCTTTGACTTCAACACGATCTGGGCTATCTCAAAGTTGTCCTGCATCACATCTATGACGAATGTCGCCACGCCGTTTTCCTTGGCCCACCGGTAGTAGCCAGCCAGGCCGATACCTATCGAGCTGTCTGCGATTGCAGGGCAGAAGACCGGGATGCCATACCTGTAGGCGTTGTAGAGTATAGAGTCATCATCATTTAAGGTCGAACCCAGGGCGTATAGGAACTCTCTTGTGGAGTAGCGCCTCGGCTCCAGCGTGGTGCAGAACTCGGATATGGCATCGTCGCACCTTACGAAGCCTATCTCGTCAACATACGCATCGTATATCCGGTCGATGTAAAGGTCGTGCAGCACCGAGTCGTCAGCATTCGGTGTCCCTTTGTAATGCCTGTATCCCATCGCGGCATAGTAGTCCTGGTACAGGATGGCGCCAGTGGAGACGACCACGTCGACTATCCCCTTCTTTATCATCGTGCTGAGCACTTTGCGGAGGCCCCCAGCTATGAGCGCGCCGGATAGCCCAATCATCACGGTCGGACGGTCGGGGTCCAGGAGCATATTCTCGTACACCATAGCGCATTCGGCAAGACTCCTAGATTGGATCCCGCACCCCTTCCATGACTCTACCAGATCCTTTATCGTGACCGCCTTATCCAGATCCACGGGCTCGACGGGCTGGCTGAGAAGTGCTTTCCTTTCGGCTACGACCTCAGGAGTCAGGCGGATCTCTTCCTGTTTCTTGCTGAAGAATTTGAAATTAGTCTCCAACCCAGGCACCTTCGATAAAAACGAAGAAGGCTTGGATTTAAATCTATGTATTGGGCCGGATGGAGCTTTAGGAACGCAATAAAAAATAGTGAAGAAGGCTCACTCAGGGACTTCCACAATTATGTCGTCGCCCTCGACGCGCACCGGGTAGGTCTTGAGAGGCGGGATCTTCTCCAAGGAGTAGCCATCGGGCAGCTTCACCACTTCTCCGTTCGTCACGTTGAAGGCAGCCCAGTGCATGTCGCACCAGATCGTGTTCCCCTGAAGGCGCCCGGTGAAGAGAGGATTATTCAGGTGACTGCAAACAGACTGTGTTGCGTAAAATTTGCCGTCAACATTCGCTACTAGCACCCTGGTCTTGGAGGCCTTGATGCTCTTTTTCGTTCCGGGAGGGATCTCAGAGACCTTGGCAACTCTTACTTCCGGCAAAAACCTCACCTACCAATTATCTTAAGCGGGTCCTAATATTACTTTCGTGAAGGATAAAAAAAATTTAAGGAATCATTACATTATGCTCCTAATGCTGTCAAAAAATAATCGATTTGTATCGGATAGGAATGGCTAACCCTTAATTACCAGAAAAATCTAATCTGGAAAGGAGGTTTTGGTTTTGAGGACCGTTGAGGTGTCTGCCCCTGCCACAATAGCGAACCTTGGACCCGGCTACGACCTTATGGGGATGGCCCTGGACAGCCCCAGGGATTTTCTACGGGTCAGCCTGATAAAGTCTGGCATTGACGAGATAGAGATCGAGGGGATAGGCGGGGATACGATATCATCAGAATCTGACCAGAACTCTTCCATGGTGGCGGCAAGGGCAGTCCTGAGAAGGGCGGGTGTGACAGGGTACTGCCTCAAGATGCACCTCAGGAAGGGGGTCCCACCAAGGATGGGGATGGGAAGCTCTGGAGCCTCGTCGGCTGCTGGCGCTTTTGCTGCAAATGTCCTTCTCGACAGTCCCCTAGGCGAGACCGAAGTACTCGAATGCGCAATGGAGGGGGAGAAGGCGGCATGCGGCTCGGCGCATGCGGACAATGTGGCACCCTCCCTGCTCGGAGGGATCACTGCGATCCTCAGCTATGATCCCATCAAAATCATGAAGCTCCGACCGCTCTCGGGCGTGGAGGTTGTGGAGGCGACTCCAGAGGTGGAGATCGCCCAGGAGAAGACTAAGCTCGCGAGGGAAGTCCTACCGGCTTCGGTCGCCCTGGGTACTGTTGTCTCTCAGATGAGCTCATTCGCCCTACTTTTGATGGGGATCATGAAGAATGACCCTAAAATGGCGGGGCAGGGGATCTCAGGCGACAGGATAGTCGAGCCCGCAAGGGCGAAGCTCATCCCCGGCTTTTTTGAGGTTAAGAGCGCAGCCCTGGAGGCTGGCGCATACGGCTGCAGCATCAGTGGTGCAGGCCCTTCGGTCTTCGCACTGGTCCCATCGGGCCTTGGGATGCAGGTTGGGGAAAGGATGGTAGAGCGGTTCAGCGATGCCGGCGTAAGGTCAAAATTCTCAATCCATATGATAAGCGAAGAAGGTGCAAAGGTTGTCTGATGTGATACTCAGGTGCATAGGCTGCAACGCAGAATTCGGCCCAGAAGAGATAATATACAGTTGCAGGAGATGCGGGGGACTGCTCGAGGTTGTCATGGAGCCCCCAAAAGCTACATTTGATGACTTTTCTAAGAGGGGATTCGGGGTATGGCGCTACAGGGAGTTCATACCCATAGAGGAAGGGGTTGAGATAGTCACGCTGGACGAGGGGGGCACCCCGCTTTACAGGTGCGACAGGCTCGCAAAATGGGCGGGCGTCAGGAGGCTCTTCATAAAGTATGAGGGAAGGAACCCTACCGGGAGCTTCAAGGACAGGGGGATGACCGTTGGCGTCACCAAGGCAAAAAGCCTGGGATCTAAGGCAGTGGCATGTGCGTCCACGGGCAACACCTCTGCTTCGCTGGCAGCGTATGCCGCAAGATCCGGGCTCACATGCTATGTGATACTGCCATCCGGGAAAGTGGCAATGGGGAAGCTCGCACAGGCGCTCATGCACGGCGCGAAGGTGATCTCAGTCAAGGGCAACTTCGATCAGGCACTCAAGCTGGTCATGGACGTCTCGAGGAGCATGGGAATATACCTCCTCAACAGCATAAACCCATGGAGGCTGGAGGGGCAGAAGACCCTCGCATTCGAGCTCGTCGATCAGCTCGGGCATGTCCCTGAGTTCGTCGCAGTCCCCATGGGCAACTGCGGGAACATCTCGGCGATATGGAAGGGGTTCGTCGAGCTGGAAGGCGCAGGGTTGATCAGGGAGAAGCCGAGGATGTTCGGGGTTCAGGCTGCCGGCGCAGCCCCGGTTGTTGAGATGCTCAGGAAGAATCTCGAGAGGCTCAGCCCGGTGAAAACGCCAGAAACGGTCGCAACCGCAATAAGGATAGGGAATCCAGTTAACTGGCCGAAGGCGGTCAACGCGATCAGGAACTCAAGCGGGCTCTACGACTCGGTCACGGACGATGAGATCGTTGAGACTCAGAAGATGATAGCCTGCCTCGAGGGGATCGGGGTCGAGCCCGCGAGCGCTGCATCGGTTGCAGGTGTGAGGAAGGCGGTCTTGTCCGGATCGATACCTAGGGACGCTGAGGTGGCATGTGTCTGCACAGGGCACCTGCTCAAGGACCCTGAGGAGGTCATCAGCGTCTGCGGCAAGCCGATCGAGATACCTCCTGACCTTAAGGCAGTTACGGAAATGATCAGGCCGGATCAATCAGCGCCTCTTCCAACCCGAAGAGCGGACTAGGCAGCCCGGTTTTCGGGTTTCCTACCCTCTATCATTTCGAAGGGCTTGAGGATCCTGAGGAGGATATCGGTTCTGGTGATTATCCCAACAGGCCTTTCATCCGTGTCTACGACGACGAGCCTGCCGATGCTGGACCGCTGCATCTTCTCCATTGCCTGGAGCATGTCCTCCTCCATGCCTATGAGCACGGGCTTCCTTGTGGCTGCCTCCCGGACTGTGAGGTGCATCTTCCCCTCGGTGACACACCTTGAGATATCCGAACTAGTTATCATCCCCACCAGCTTGCCATCCTCAATTATGGGCGCAGCCCTTATCATCTCCTTGTAGAGCGTCTCTGCGGCTGTCCTGAGGGGGGCAGAAGCAAGGACTGAGACTATCCTCTTCGACATCACCTCGCCTACAGTGACGCGGGGGATGCTGATCAGTGTTATTACGTCGAGAAGGATCTCTCCATGGAGGTCGTCCCTGCCCGCGATCTTCCCCTCAATCACCATTCTTCCCGAGGGCGTCGGACCGATCACGATCTCCTCGCCTATGTCGAACCGTGAGAGGTTTCCGATGACCTTCAGTATAGCCTGGCAGAAGTCGGGACTGAATACGCTCTTGAAGAGGATGTCGGTGACTGTTACTTCGGTTTTCTCACCTTTCTTTGTGTAGATTGGGACAGAGAGCGATCTTGGTCCTTTGGGGACGTTGAAGCTCTCATATGCCTTGCTTGTGGGGAGGTAACCCCCCTTCGGTCCAGGAATGGCCTCTACCAGTCCTATCGCCCTTAGGACTGGCATTATATTCCTTACGGTGCCTTCGTCCCTGCCTGTCCTTGCTGCGATCTCCTTGCTCTTCACAAGGGACCGCTTCTTGTCATACAGCTCAAGAAGTGCGACTACGATTTCTTTTTGCGGAGCGGAGAGAGACATCAGCATTCCTCTATGGAATATTATATATAATTATAATTATAATTTTTGTTCAGTGTGGTACCATAAGGGCCTTGATCAGACTCCATTATTATAAATAATTATAATCATCAAACCTTATAAAATTGGTAAAGATCGGTTATTGAGGTGGCATGGAATGAGCATCGACTCGAGGTTTTCGTCGACCGCGAAAAGGTTCCCCAACAAGGTCGCGCTGAAATGGAAAGGTAAGGATTATACGTTTAAAGAGCTGGACTCGCTGTCCAACAAGTTCGCCAAAGCACTTTCTGCCGCGGGTGTCACGAAGGGGGACAGGGTCTGCATATTCATGCAGAACTCCCCCGAATTCGCAATAGCGCACTTTGGCATACTAAAGTCCGGCGGGGTCACAGTACCGCTGAACGTGATGTACAGGAAGCACGAGCTCAGGCACATGATAAACGACTCTGGGGCAGCAGCAGTCGTGACCTCGGAGATAAACCTGCAGTTCGTTCAGGAGGTAATGAAGGACCTGAAGACTGTGAAAGCGGTCATAGTCACTTCCGAGAGCGTTCCGGAAGGCGCCATATCTTTTTACAAGATCATGGAGGGCTTTGACGACACCCCCCTCCCCGGTGTGAACGGAGAGGAGGACGTTGCGGTGATCTGTTACACGTCTGGGACGACTGGGCTCTCCAAGGGGGCAATGCTCACCCACAGGAATTTCCTGTCGAACATAGGCACGCTCGCAGAGATCTGGGACCTCAATGAAAACGACAAGGTGCTTATGGCTCTCCCGATGTTCCATATACACGGGCTAGGTATAGTCGTCCACGGGATGGCTTACTGCGGCTATACCGTCGTCCTCCACGAGAGATTCGAAGCCGCCAGGGTGCTGGAGGATATCAGGAGAGAGAGGTGCACGGTCTTCATGGGTGTCCCGACTATGTACATCAGGCTACTTGAGGAAAAAAACGCATCCCACGACGTATCCTCAGTCAGGCTGTGGACAGTTGGCTCAGCGCCGATGCCGGTCGATGCCTTCAACAAGTTCAAGGAGAAGTTTGGTGTCGAAATACTTGAACGGTATGGCATGACCGAGACCTCTCCGGTGATAACGTCAAATCCCTACAGGGGGCGAAGGAAGGCAGGGTCGGTTGGGCCTCCAATTCCAGGGGTGGATCTTGCGATATTGGACGACGACGGGAGGACGCTGCCGCCTGGCGAAGTCGGAGAGATCGCAGTTAGGGGCCCAAATGTGATGAAGGGATACTGGAACCGCCAGGTCGAAACCGAGGAGGCATTCTCTGGAGGATGGTTCCACACGGGGGACCTCGGCAAGCTGGACGAGGACGGATACCTCTACATTGTAGGCAGGAAGAAGGAGATGATAATCGCCAGCGGCTTTAAGGTATTCCCAAGGGAGGTCGAGGAGGTCATACACCAACACCCGAAGGTAAAGGAGGTTGCTGTCGTCGGAATACCAGATCCCGTGAGGGGTGAAAATGTGAAGGCATTCGTAGTCCTCAAGGATGGAGAGAAAGCGACCGTTGAGGAGATCGAGGAGCACTGCAGGAAGAGCCTTGCAGCCTTCAAGGTACCGAGGATCTTCGAATTCGTTGAGGCGATACCGAGAACTGCCAGCGGCAAGGCACTGAACAGGATGCTTGCGAAAGTCAAGGTCAAAGACCTGATGGAGAAATCTGTAAAGAGCATCGACAGAAGGACTTCAGCCTACGAGGCAGGGAAGTACATGAAGGAGGCCAATGTGGGAAGCCTGATCGTGACCGATGGGGACATGCCGATCGGGATCGTCACGCTACGCGACATACTCTACAAAGTGATCTCGATAGGTAGCCTTGGGAAGGACGTCTCACTCAGCAGTATAATGTCAACTCCACTGGTTACGGTCGACGCGGAGGAGGACATCGCCAAGGCTGCGGCGATAATGCGGCAGTGGGGCGTCTGGAGACTTCCTGTCAAAGATGGAGACGGGCAGATAATAGGGATCCTGAGCGGTACAGACATATTCAGGGCCTTTGCAGGAAAGAAGATGGACGTCCCTACGAGCTTTTAGCACCTAGGTGAGGTCGCCGCATGAACAGAAGAGCTCGCCGATCGCCTTGTATAAATCTTCCATGCCCTCCCCAGTCTTCGAAGAGACTGGGATGATCCTTCTTTTCTTCTCGAGCTCGCTTACCACGGATGCCAGGCTCGATGCCAGCTCGCCAGAGAGGCCTTCCACCTGCGCTATATTCATACCTTCAAAAGCAGACCAAGAGGGGGCGTCCCTTTGAAGGTCTGATTTTGTCATAACCTCAAGCGTCGGGATCCCCAGTCTGAGCTCGATCGTGAGGGCAATCAGTTTTATCACAGGAACGTCAAGCCCGGTTGACGCCAAGTAAGGGTCGATGGTGAAGATGCAGGCAGATCTCCCGGTGATCTTAGAGACAAACGTGGGCCCGAAGCTCCTGAAGAGGAAGATCTCCATCTGCCCCGGGGTGTCTAAAATTCTGAAGTCGGCTCCTGACGATCCAATTCTCTTGGAGATCTCTTCGAGTTTAGCTTCAACGATCTCGGCAGCCCTGATCAGGGCGCCATTCGGGCCAAGCCCCTCTCTTCGCATCAGATCGGCTACGGTCACGTATTCCCTTATGTCGAAGTCGGCCGGATAGCATACCGATTCTGTACCTGGATCCAAGTTGACCCTTGAAACGTTGTACCCATGGGACTGCATCCAGCTGCCAAGGGAGTGCACCAGTGTGCTCTTTCCGGAGCCTGCTGGGCCAACGATAAAGATGTTAATCAGCTCCAACACCTTTCCTTTAAATGGACTCTCGCGCGTATAATATCGAAAGGGATGTAATATATAGTTCATTAGAAGAGAGATAGTGTTGGAGTTGCCAAACATGGTCAAGGTTTCATTCAGGTATAAGCCCGAACTCGTGCAGTGGATCAAGAGCTCAGGTTCGGGGAGCACATGGAACAGGGAAGAGAAGGTGTGGGAGATCCCGGAAGAGATCTTGGATGAACTGAGGATCAAGGCAAAGGAGCTCGGCGTGGAGGTCAAAGTGCAGCAAGACCAAGTCGTGCCAAAGGGCACTGCCCCCCAGCCTGAGTTGCAGGAAAGGCAACAGGCGGGAAAGATGGGATACATCGAATATGAATCAAGATTCGACCAGGGGAGGGCCGGATCAGGAATCGGGATGAAAACAGAGGCAGAAGCCCCTGCCCAGCGCAGCAGCCCTGTCAAGGAAGGAGAGATAAGGCTAAGGCGCTCCAAGGACGGGAGGTTCGTACTGATCAACATCAACCTTATCGCATTTGCTTCAGATGTGGAGGACCTCATAAAAGGCACAAAAACAAGCGTTAAATTCAGGGTGCTTCCGCCGCCCACCTTCAGGCAAACAGGTTCAGAGTAGGTTTTTTATTTTATTTTATTTTATTTTATTTTATTTAAAACACACATTATTTTAGTTTTTTTATTTTTTACAAAAAAAGAAGAATGGGATGGTTAGGCCTTTTTGGATCCGGATGCCCTGCTGACCAAGTAGGAAACTACCACGGAGGTGGCGACGCCTGGGAAGAACGGATAGATCGGGGTTATCGGAGGGGCAAGGAAGAAGTACCAGAGCTGGGCGGAGGCAAAGCCCGCTACCATCCCAGCCAACGCTCCGTACTTGTTTGCTCCTTTGTAGAACAGCGCCATGAGCAACGGTCCCATGAAGGAGCTTGCAAGAACCTGCCAGGTGTATGCGGTAAGCTGGTATATCAGGCCGGGCGGGTATATTGCGATGATGCAGCACCCTAGGCTGAGGATAAGCGATATGACCTTCGTCATCCTTAGCTGGGTCTTGTCAGATATGTTCTTAGAGGCCGGTCTGACCAAGTCCCTTGTGAGCGTCCCCGCCGTCATGTGCACAAGTGCATCTATTGTAGAGGTCGCCGCGCACATTATGCCTGCCAAGAAAAGCACAGACAGCCATGGAGGGAATGCGCTCTTCACGAAGAGGGGAACTATGAGATCATCCTTCAATGTCATCACATCAATCCCGAATGAGGCTAGGATGGGCCTGGATAGGGCACCGTAGGAGTAGGCAGCAAGGGGGAAGAGGAGAGATCCAAACGTAGCAATAAGAAGGGCGCGCTTTATGTTCATCCTGCTGGATATCGTCGCATACCTGAGCACCATTTGTGGCTGGGCGAGCATCCCAAACCCCATTACGGCGGTGAGGCCGATGATTACACTCCACGTGGGAGTGCCGAAGGCAGGGAAAGCGACGCTCCGGATGTCTATCGCCGCCATCGTCTCATGTGCCTGCACAAACCCGCCGAGCAGCAGGTACGAGAAGATCCATACGGCTACAACGGCTATAGTCATCACAATGCCCTGGATGAATTCAGCAAGGGTGGCTGAGAAGAGCCCTCCGCTGAATACGTAGACCGCTATGATCGCTCCTGCTACAAGCACCCCGACCCAGAAGGGTATGCCGACAATTGTCGAAAGCGCAGAGCCCATGGCGATGAATGCAGACACCGTGTAGGGGATTATGAAGATCGCAATAATGATGGCGGAGGCGTATCCGAGCATCCTGCTACCGTATCTGAGGGACAAGAACTCCGAGAACGTCATGGCATTGAGCTCCTTGAACGATTTTGATAGGCGCGGGGCAAGCACTGCGAATGCAATCACGGCCGCGACGGCGTGCCACATGCCTATCACGGTCGCGCTCATCCCCCATTTGCTCGCCGAGCCTGCGAACCCGATCATGAGGACTGCACTGAAGTAGGTGGCGAAGAAGGCAACGCCCATGACTATTCCGCCTATCTTGAAACCGCCCACATACCAGTCGCTCACACTGCGGACCTTCTTCTTGCCCAGCCATCCGACAACCGCCAGGGCAGCCATGTAAAACACGATGACCACGATGTATAGAGCGCTGTCCATGAGGTCACTCATCGGCATCCCTCCTTGATCTTGTCCATATCACGAATGCCAGGGCAAGCCCCAGGAAGCCTGGAACCCATCCGCCAAGGATTATCCACCAGTCGATACCTATCGGGCTAAGGTTTGACGCCTGAGCTACTAATCCGAATATCCCGAGCATTTCAGAGCCTCCTAAGGTCAATTACCCTCTTCGCCTTTCCTTCACTTCTGGGTATGGTCCCAGGGGGGCAGATATCTACATTAGAACGCAGGAGGGTCGCATCCTTTATCTCCTCGAAGACCGACCTCCTCAGCTTCTCAACTGCAGCCTGGTCCGAGATGACGGCCCCGTTTACCTCCAATTTTACCGTTATATCATCGACGCCGCTCAAGAGGATCTGGAAGTTCCCGTTGGACTCGGGGTGGGAGGCGATGATCTTTTCGATAGTGGACGGGTAAACGCCTATGCCCCTGATCTTCACCATGTCGTCTATCCTCCCCCGCATCCACTCTATCCTTCGGTGCGTCCTCCCGCATTCGCACTTTCCGTCAATTATGCGCGTGAGGTCCCCGGTTCTATACCGGAGGATCGGCATAGCCTCCCTGTCCAGCGGTGTGATCACCAGTTCTCCCTCCTCCTCTTCCTCGAGAGGCTCGCCCGTGCTCGGGTCGACCACCTCAATGAGAAATCGGTCCTCCCAAACGTGAAGGCCTGACTTGAATGGGCACTCGATCGCAACGCCTGGCCCGCCGACCTCCGCAAGACCGTAGTTGTTGAAGGCCCCAATCCCGAGTGCCCCTTCGATCTTCGTCCGCATCTCCTTTGTCCAAGGCTCTGCGCCAAGGATGCCGATGCGGATCTTTAGGGATGCCCTTAGACCGTTCGAAGCCTCGAGCATCTCGATCATCCTCAAGGCGAATGAAGGTATCGCATGGAATACGGTGACTCCGAAGTCGGCCATGACCTCAAGCTGCTTTTCGGGGTTCGCCGATCCCAACGGGACGACGGTAAGCCCCAGCTTCTCGGCCCCTTGGATCAGTCCGAGACCACCGGTGAAGAAGCCCTGGGAGGTCGTATTCTGGAATACATCACCACGCCGAGCCCCAGCACATGCAAGCCCCCTGGCCATCAATTCTGACCAGATTTCCAGGTCTTTTTTCGTGTAGAAGGACGTTACAGGCTTATTAGTGCTGCCAGAGGATGTATGTATCCTGAGGACCCGCTCGAGCGGCACCGCAAGTGCACCGTACGGGAAGGCGTTCACCAGGTCTTTCTTTATGGTGAAAGGCAGCTTTGCCACGTCACTAAGCTCTGAGATTTCTCCTGTGCGCTTTTCCCTCAACCTTTCCCTGAGGAATGGTATCTTTTCGGCCCTCTTCACAGCAGCCTTCAGTTTCTTTTTCTGCAGTCTCTCGATCTCTTCTCTTTCCATCCTCTCAATTTCCGGCTGGAAAAAAACATCAGAGGATGTAAAGACTATCCCTTCTTCCCACTTTCATCTGCACACTACCTCCGAAATGACAAAATGCCTGGCAGTCACAGGGTGCGCTAGCAGAGCCTCAATAAACGCAAGCCCTCCGGAAGTTAAGCACCCTTTC
This window contains:
- a CDS encoding long-chain-fatty-acid--CoA ligase is translated as MSIDSRFSSTAKRFPNKVALKWKGKDYTFKELDSLSNKFAKALSAAGVTKGDRVCIFMQNSPEFAIAHFGILKSGGVTVPLNVMYRKHELRHMINDSGAAAVVTSEINLQFVQEVMKDLKTVKAVIVTSESVPEGAISFYKIMEGFDDTPLPGVNGEEDVAVICYTSGTTGLSKGAMLTHRNFLSNIGTLAEIWDLNENDKVLMALPMFHIHGLGIVVHGMAYCGYTVVLHERFEAARVLEDIRRERCTVFMGVPTMYIRLLEEKNASHDVSSVRLWTVGSAPMPVDAFNKFKEKFGVEILERYGMTETSPVITSNPYRGRRKAGSVGPPIPGVDLAILDDDGRTLPPGEVGEIAVRGPNVMKGYWNRQVETEEAFSGGWFHTGDLGKLDEDGYLYIVGRKKEMIIASGFKVFPREVEEVIHQHPKVKEVAVVGIPDPVRGENVKAFVVLKDGEKATVEEIEEHCRKSLAAFKVPRIFEFVEAIPRTASGKALNRMLAKVKVKDLMEKSVKSIDRRTSAYEAGKYMKEANVGSLIVTDGDMPIGIVTLRDILYKVISIGSLGKDVSLSSIMSTPLVTVDAEEDIAKAAAIMRQWGVWRLPVKDGDGQIIGILSGTDIFRAFAGKKMDVPTSF
- a CDS encoding CBS domain-containing protein, which encodes MSLSAPQKEIVVALLELYDKKRSLVKSKEIAARTGRDEGTVRNIMPVLRAIGLVEAIPGPKGGYLPTSKAYESFNVPKGPRSLSVPIYTKKGEKTEVTVTDILFKSVFSPDFCQAILKVIGNLSRFDIGEEIVIGPTPSGRMVIEGKIAGRDDLHGEILLDVITLISIPRVTVGEVMSKRIVSVLASAPLRTAAETLYKEMIRAAPIIEDGKLVGMITSSDISRCVTEGKMHLTVREAATRKPVLIGMEEDMLQAMEKMQRSSIGRLVVVDTDERPVGIITRTDILLRILKPFEMIEGRKPENRAA
- a CDS encoding ATP/GTP-binding protein — translated: MELINIFIVGPAGSGKSTLVHSLGSWMQSHGYNVSRVNLDPGTESVCYPADFDIREYVTVADLMRREGLGPNGALIRAAEIVEAKLEEISKRIGSSGADFRILDTPGQMEIFLFRSFGPTFVSKITGRSACIFTIDPYLASTGLDVPVIKLIALTIELRLGIPTLEVMTKSDLQRDAPSWSAFEGMNIAQVEGLSGELASSLASVVSELEKKRRIIPVSSKTGEGMEDLYKAIGELFCSCGDLT
- a CDS encoding deoxyhypusine synthase family protein, whose translation is METNFKFFSKKQEEIRLTPEVVAERKALLSQPVEPVDLDKAVTIKDLVESWKGCGIQSRSLAECAMVYENMLLDPDRPTVMIGLSGALIAGGLRKVLSTMIKKGIVDVVVSTGAILYQDYYAAMGYRHYKGTPNADDSVLHDLYIDRIYDAYVDEIGFVRCDDAISEFCTTLEPRRYSTREFLYALGSTLNDDDSILYNAYRYGIPVFCPAIADSSIGIGLAGYYRWAKENGVATFVIDVMQDNFEIAQIVLKSKKTGSIYVGGGVPKNYINDAAVMLDYTRGHSYAFQITADAPHWGGLTGSTLDEAKSWGKVSAKATRATVYTESTIGLPLIVGYILQKGVPSGRKRLRFNWRDAGLEIDQY
- the larE gene encoding ATP-dependent sacrificial sulfur transferase LarE — translated: MSCRQYSLGEKLRRLENWFSGKRGVLVAFSGGVDSTLVAALAAKTLGDRAVAITVRTEFLGEGDLERAGKSAIEAGIKHEILELRLPEEVLMNTQDRCYLCKAALMKELLYAAGRLGIDLVVDGTNSDDISAGRPGIKALRELGIRSPLAEVGVSKKESYELSVMIGLSVDKGSNSCLATRFPFGHRFTEEEGRMVEKGERFLRTRGFRTVRVRVTDLSARIEVGPAEIDKALDRDLRKEIVHEFRRLGFRSVSLDLEGYRPGSMDYLESSRL
- a CDS encoding Rieske 2Fe-2S domain-containing protein, which gives rise to MPEVRVAKVSEIPPGTKKSIKASKTRVLVANVDGKFYATQSVCSHLNNPLFTGRLQGNTIWCDMHWAAFNVTNGEVVKLPDGYSLEKIPPLKTYPVRVEGDDIIVEVPE
- the thrC gene encoding threonine synthase, which produces MILRCIGCNAEFGPEEIIYSCRRCGGLLEVVMEPPKATFDDFSKRGFGVWRYREFIPIEEGVEIVTLDEGGTPLYRCDRLAKWAGVRRLFIKYEGRNPTGSFKDRGMTVGVTKAKSLGSKAVACASTGNTSASLAAYAARSGLTCYVILPSGKVAMGKLAQALMHGAKVISVKGNFDQALKLVMDVSRSMGIYLLNSINPWRLEGQKTLAFELVDQLGHVPEFVAVPMGNCGNISAIWKGFVELEGAGLIREKPRMFGVQAAGAAPVVEMLRKNLERLSPVKTPETVATAIRIGNPVNWPKAVNAIRNSSGLYDSVTDDEIVETQKMIACLEGIGVEPASAASVAGVRKAVLSGSIPRDAEVACVCTGHLLKDPEEVISVCGKPIEIPPDLKAVTEMIRPDQSAPLPTRRAD
- a CDS encoding homoserine kinase — encoded protein: MRTVEVSAPATIANLGPGYDLMGMALDSPRDFLRVSLIKSGIDEIEIEGIGGDTISSESDQNSSMVAARAVLRRAGVTGYCLKMHLRKGVPPRMGMGSSGASSAAGAFAANVLLDSPLGETEVLECAMEGEKAACGSAHADNVAPSLLGGITAILSYDPIKIMKLRPLSGVEVVEATPEVEIAQEKTKLAREVLPASVALGTVVSQMSSFALLLMGIMKNDPKMAGQGISGDRIVEPARAKLIPGFFEVKSAALEAGAYGCSISGAGPSVFALVPSGLGMQVGERMVERFSDAGVRSKFSIHMISEEGAKVV